A region from the Parabacteroides sp. FAFU027 genome encodes:
- a CDS encoding HlyD family secretion protein, whose amino-acid sequence MKKNRLFWVFLILLAGIIAAIVIGFLCLKPQQEVIQGQVEATEVRISGKVPGRIQAFRFAEGEKVSKGDTLVILDSPEVLAKLTQAEAAENAAQAQNMKAIKGARQEQITGAYELWQKAIAGREIAHKSFDRVQTLFDKGVVAAQKRDEAEANYKASVATEKAAKSQYDMARNGAEREDKLAAAALVDRAKGAVQEVRSYLKETALTSPVDAEVSELYPKVGELVGTGAPIMNLVDLNDSWVVFNVREDQLKELKMGATFKAKVPALDNKEITLKVTFLKDMGSYAAWKSTKVTGQFDAKTFEVRARPVEKVADLRPGMSVLLVRD is encoded by the coding sequence ATGAAAAAGAACAGACTTTTCTGGGTATTTCTGATTCTGCTGGCTGGAATCATAGCCGCAATCGTTATCGGATTTTTATGCCTGAAACCTCAACAGGAGGTGATTCAGGGACAGGTAGAAGCAACCGAAGTACGCATTTCGGGTAAAGTGCCCGGACGCATTCAGGCTTTTCGCTTTGCCGAAGGAGAAAAAGTATCCAAGGGAGATACGCTGGTTATCCTTGATTCTCCCGAAGTACTGGCCAAACTGACTCAGGCAGAGGCGGCTGAAAATGCGGCACAAGCGCAAAATATGAAGGCCATCAAAGGTGCCCGTCAGGAACAGATTACCGGTGCTTATGAACTGTGGCAAAAAGCCATTGCAGGCCGTGAGATTGCCCATAAATCGTTTGACCGCGTGCAAACCTTGTTTGACAAAGGCGTGGTAGCGGCACAGAAACGCGATGAAGCCGAGGCTAATTACAAAGCCTCCGTCGCCACCGAAAAAGCCGCTAAATCTCAATACGACATGGCCAGAAACGGAGCGGAACGTGAAGATAAGCTGGCTGCCGCAGCACTGGTTGACCGTGCGAAAGGTGCAGTGCAGGAAGTCCGGTCTTACCTGAAAGAAACGGCCCTTACCTCTCCGGTTGATGCTGAAGTTTCGGAGCTTTACCCGAAAGTGGGAGAACTGGTCGGTACCGGAGCACCCATCATGAACCTGGTGGACCTAAACGATAGCTGGGTGGTATTCAACGTGCGCGAAGACCAGTTGAAAGAGCTGAAGATGGGTGCAACCTTCAAGGCTAAAGTTCCGGCATTGGACAATAAAGAGATTACGCTGAAAGTAACTTTCCTCAAGGATATGGGTAGCTACGCGGCCTGGAAATCAACCAAAGTAACCGGACAGTTTGATGCGAAAACCTTCGAGGTGCGTGCCCGTCCGGTGGAGAAAGTGGCTGATTTACGTCCTGGAATGTCGGTGCTGCTGGTTAGGGATTGA
- a CDS encoding cold-shock protein, which yields MAISFNKKELEKKKQSKKLEKQKRKEERKVSGSKSFDDMIAYVDENGMITDTPPDPTKKSKVDLESIAVSTPKKEDVEDPILKGRVEHYNSAKGYGFIKDLGSTEKYFFHINNAPDTIAEGNMVSFELERGQKGMNAVRIELTK from the coding sequence ATGGCGATTTCATTTAATAAGAAAGAGTTAGAAAAGAAGAAACAGTCTAAGAAACTGGAAAAACAGAAGCGCAAAGAGGAGCGCAAAGTCAGTGGTAGCAAATCGTTTGACGATATGATTGCCTATGTGGATGAAAATGGTATGATTACCGACACTCCACCGGATCCCACCAAAAAAAGCAAAGTGGATCTGGAATCCATCGCAGTTTCCACTCCTAAAAAAGAAGACGTAGAAGATCCTATACTGAAAGGTCGCGTAGAGCATTATAACTCAGCTAAAGGGTATGGCTTTATCAAGGACCTGGGTAGTACGGAGAAATATTTCTTTCACATCAACAATGCTCCCGATACGATTGCTGAAGGCAATATGGTGTCGTTTGAACTGGAGCGTGGCCAGAAAGGAATGAATGCGGTCAGAATTGAGTTGACCAAATAA
- a CDS encoding energy transducer TonB, producing MSRKIQFHTFHLLFRLFSYLADKSGGWSMFVRPKLMVGALIVGVTACNVKTGKNPEKALDKQKSDSAKERRSDNDSEENDGSHVFACYSIAGLARVENTDDNNGPYIIVDQMPEFPGGRDAMNQFIDKKLIYPPFYPPLDKMNKVEGMVICTFVINKDGAISDINVVRGINPRLDAEAVRLISIMPKWIPGKQGGKAVPVKYTLPIRFTLPPKK from the coding sequence ATGTCCAGAAAAATCCAGTTCCATACCTTTCATCTGTTGTTTCGTCTCTTCTCTTATTTGGCTGATAAGTCGGGAGGGTGGAGTATGTTTGTACGTCCCAAGTTGATGGTGGGTGCGTTGATTGTGGGTGTAACCGCTTGTAATGTAAAGACAGGAAAGAATCCAGAAAAAGCGTTGGATAAACAAAAGTCAGATTCAGCAAAAGAAAGACGAAGCGATAATGATTCAGAAGAAAATGATGGCTCACACGTTTTTGCTTGTTATTCAATTGCAGGTCTAGCTCGTGTAGAAAATACAGATGACAATAATGGGCCATATATTATAGTTGATCAAATGCCCGAGTTTCCTGGAGGCCGAGATGCAATGAATCAATTTATTGATAAAAAACTTATCTATCCACCATTTTACCCACCATTAGACAAGATGAATAAAGTAGAAGGGATGGTCATATGTACATTTGTGATAAACAAAGATGGTGCAATTTCAGATATTAATGTCGTGCGGGGCATTAATCCACGACTCGATGCTGAAGCAGTTCGTCTTATTTCAATAATGCCCAAATGGATTCCGGGAAAACAAGGCGGGAAAGCAGTTCCTGTAAAATACACCCTTCCCATCCGTTTTACCTTACCTCCCAAAAAATAA
- a CDS encoding energy transducer TonB produces MTPSSKYHFLCFTFRLLTYFADRTNGAALFVRPKLMVGSIILSLGLVLPEKAVAQKPYEDEKTPPAQTVVPDSGMIKEEIMPTCYMVDMPEYPGGIDSMMMFLSKNMVYPKEAIEKKIEGLVINNFFVDKSGLISDVQIIKGVHPLLNEEAVRVIKSFPRWKWNKDSKDISPLRFTLPIRFTIPKETYKSSTPTNSKTQKNSVVLSDTVIYKKDSTISDNNDIPEPILIFESMPEFPKGNEAMMDYIHEHIIYPKELLDSNIKGTVLCEFLVSKEGVISDIKIVRGLDPLLDEEAVRIIKTFPKWKPGMQGGKAVPVKYTLPIRFTPPHKKK; encoded by the coding sequence ATGACACCTTCATCCAAATACCATTTCCTCTGTTTTACCTTTCGCCTGTTGACCTATTTTGCCGACCGCACGAATGGCGCTGCACTGTTTGTACGTCCGAAGCTGATGGTGGGTTCAATTATTCTTTCGTTGGGATTGGTTTTACCGGAAAAAGCGGTTGCGCAAAAGCCTTATGAAGATGAAAAAACACCTCCGGCACAGACTGTAGTTCCGGATTCGGGAATGATAAAGGAAGAAATTATGCCTACTTGTTATATGGTAGACATGCCTGAATATCCCGGTGGAATAGATAGTATGATGATGTTCCTTTCAAAAAACATGGTATACCCAAAAGAAGCTATTGAAAAGAAAATAGAAGGGTTGGTTATCAACAATTTTTTCGTTGACAAAAGTGGTTTAATCTCAGACGTACAAATCATTAAAGGCGTCCATCCATTGCTTAATGAAGAGGCTGTAAGGGTAATTAAATCTTTTCCAAGATGGAAATGGAATAAAGACAGTAAAGATATTTCTCCACTTCGTTTCACATTACCTATCCGATTTACAATTCCAAAGGAGACGTATAAATCTTCAACACCGACAAACTCCAAGACTCAAAAGAATTCTGTCGTTCTATCTGATACTGTTATATATAAAAAAGATTCAACTATCTCCGATAATAACGATATTCCAGAGCCAATATTAATCTTTGAAAGTATGCCAGAATTTCCAAAAGGAAATGAAGCAATGATGGATTATATTCATGAGCATATTATTTATCCAAAAGAACTGCTTGATTCAAATATAAAAGGAACAGTCCTCTGTGAGTTCCTTGTAAGTAAAGAAGGAGTAATTTCAGATATTAAGATTGTAAGGGGGCTAGATCCATTACTTGATGAAGAAGCAGTACGAATTATAAAGACTTTTCCTAAATGGAAACCCGGAATGCAAGGAGGCAAAGCAGTTCCGGTAAAATATACCCTTCCCATCCGTTTTACACCACCCCATAAAAAGAAATAA
- a CDS encoding exonuclease SbcCD subunit D C-terminal domain-containing protein, translated as MKILHTSDWHLGHRLHEHSQYEEHSLFLHWLSDYILQNQIDVLLLAGDVFDTGAPSAQSLKLYYDFLVNLRQTNCHSVFITGGNHDAPGTLDAPKELLHALSVQVVGKATEELCDEVFTVECNGEKLQVAAVPFLRDQDIRRAVAGESFDQITERYKLALMRHYHDVARICEENKPEKALTIAMGHLFAIGGKVSDSEQSIYVGNLGDIGAEDFPETFDYMALGHLHRAQKVGGKEHIRYSGSPLTLSFSEVNQEKQVLLIETKDAQIKEISPVVVPAFRHINRIRGTYDECVAKLQLIAQQEHALTPWVEVILERKPDAILSYTEINKVAEPLNVEVLRVTYSQTKEVNGAGQYAEQELDINDLDPVEVFRLKCKEEDFDLEQNPEIVDAFHEILQLVQGQ; from the coding sequence ATGAAAATACTCCATACTTCCGACTGGCACCTCGGCCACCGGCTACATGAACACTCCCAATACGAGGAGCATTCGCTCTTTTTACACTGGCTGTCAGACTATATTTTACAAAATCAGATTGATGTGCTGCTTTTGGCGGGGGATGTATTCGATACGGGAGCGCCCTCGGCCCAAAGCCTGAAGCTTTACTATGACTTTCTGGTGAATCTGCGTCAGACGAATTGTCATTCCGTGTTTATCACCGGAGGAAACCACGATGCTCCGGGTACGCTCGATGCTCCGAAGGAGTTGCTGCATGCACTGTCCGTACAAGTGGTGGGAAAGGCGACTGAAGAATTGTGCGATGAGGTGTTTACTGTGGAGTGCAACGGTGAAAAGCTTCAGGTCGCTGCCGTTCCTTTCCTGCGTGACCAGGATATTCGTCGGGCTGTGGCGGGAGAGAGCTTCGATCAGATTACGGAGCGCTACAAACTGGCCCTTATGCGGCATTACCACGACGTGGCACGTATCTGCGAGGAGAATAAACCGGAAAAAGCATTGACTATCGCGATGGGACACCTCTTTGCCATTGGCGGAAAGGTATCGGACAGCGAGCAGAGCATCTATGTTGGTAATCTGGGCGATATCGGAGCAGAGGATTTTCCCGAAACCTTCGACTACATGGCGTTGGGACATTTGCACCGAGCACAAAAGGTAGGAGGGAAGGAGCATATCCGCTATTCGGGTTCGCCACTGACGTTGAGCTTTAGCGAGGTGAATCAGGAAAAACAGGTATTGCTTATCGAGACAAAAGATGCTCAGATAAAAGAGATTAGTCCCGTTGTGGTTCCGGCTTTTCGTCACATCAACCGCATCCGGGGAACGTATGACGAATGCGTGGCGAAATTGCAACTGATCGCACAGCAAGAGCATGCCCTCACTCCCTGGGTAGAGGTGATATTGGAAAGAAAACCTGATGCAATTCTCAGTTATACTGAAATCAACAAAGTGGCTGAACCGCTGAATGTTGAGGTGCTTCGGGTAACTTATAGCCAGACGAAAGAGGTCAATGGGGCAGGGCAATATGCCGAACAGGAACTGGATATCAATGACCTGGATCCGGTGGAAGTTTTCCGTCTGAAATGTAAAGAGGAAGATTTCGATTTGGAACAAAACCCCGAAATCGTGGATGCCTTTCACGAGATATTGCAATTGGTACAGGGGCAGTGA
- a CDS encoding ABC transporter permease: MTETKLYRFLRTVIADIFSVWFKELKSVFSDAGVIIFFLVVPFGYPLLYSYMYNNEMVREVPMVVVDQNRSSMSRDFIRRIDGTPDVHVVSRCTEVSEGQELMHRRQAYGILLIPEDFSRNIARGEQSTVSLYSDMSSMLFYKAMLTASTDVSMKMGKEIQVRNLGNVTQTQGDRITTPAGYDWVPMFNPQVGFGSAMVPAILILIIQQTLLLGVGMLTGTSRNHANRTFPLEFGHHHFIGSLRIVTGKALCYFMIYAPVCAWVLRGVPSIFDFPMVGHPGQIMLFLLPYLLSAIFFAITLAGVIRDRETPMLIFVFTSVPLLFLAGVSWPQAAIPVGWKWFSYLFPSTFGIQGFLKLSTMGADLHQIRFEYIALWVQTFVFFTTACISYHFVITGNKLKRLRAMRMLKRINLIR; this comes from the coding sequence ATGACCGAAACAAAACTATACCGCTTTCTGCGGACCGTGATTGCCGACATCTTCTCTGTCTGGTTTAAGGAGCTGAAAAGTGTCTTTTCCGATGCAGGGGTAATCATATTCTTTTTGGTGGTTCCCTTCGGATACCCGCTGCTCTATTCCTACATGTACAATAACGAAATGGTACGTGAGGTTCCCATGGTGGTAGTGGATCAGAATCGCTCCTCTATGAGCCGGGACTTCATCCGCCGTATTGACGGAACCCCTGATGTACATGTCGTTTCCCGCTGTACGGAAGTGAGTGAAGGACAGGAACTGATGCACCGTCGTCAGGCGTATGGTATCCTGCTTATTCCCGAAGATTTCAGCCGGAACATTGCCCGGGGAGAACAATCGACCGTCTCGCTCTACAGCGACATGAGCAGTATGCTCTTTTACAAAGCGATGCTCACGGCCTCTACCGATGTTTCGATGAAGATGGGTAAAGAAATACAGGTACGCAATCTGGGTAACGTTACCCAAACCCAGGGCGACCGTATCACTACACCTGCCGGATACGATTGGGTGCCGATGTTTAACCCGCAAGTGGGATTTGGTTCGGCTATGGTGCCGGCTATTCTGATATTGATTATCCAGCAGACACTTTTACTGGGTGTGGGTATGCTCACCGGAACCAGCCGCAATCATGCAAACCGTACCTTCCCGCTCGAATTCGGACATCATCATTTCATCGGGAGCCTGCGTATTGTAACGGGAAAAGCGCTGTGCTATTTCATGATCTATGCACCGGTGTGTGCGTGGGTACTACGTGGCGTGCCTTCTATCTTCGACTTCCCGATGGTGGGGCATCCGGGACAGATTATGCTCTTTCTGCTGCCATACCTGTTGTCGGCTATCTTCTTTGCCATCACACTGGCAGGGGTGATTCGTGACCGGGAAACGCCAATGCTGATTTTTGTCTTTACCTCCGTTCCTCTGCTCTTTCTGGCGGGGGTATCGTGGCCGCAGGCGGCAATTCCGGTTGGATGGAAATGGTTTTCCTATCTCTTCCCTTCTACTTTTGGAATTCAGGGTTTCTTGAAACTAAGTACAATGGGGGCTGACCTTCATCAAATCCGTTTCGAATACATTGCCCTATGGGTCCAAACTTTTGTCTTCTTCACCACAGCGTGCATCTCGTATCACTTTGTGATTACGGGTAATAAACTGAAAAGGCTCCGTGCCATGCGCATGCTGAAAAGGATTAATCTAATCCGATAA
- a CDS encoding ABC transporter permease, translated as MVNNIGLLPVIRREIRRLVSHPIYVFTMVIAPLFCYFLFTSLMKNGLPTNLPVAVVDLDGTSTSRNVIRQLDVFSQSQVVMELAQFTEARSAMQEGKVYAVFVIPRHFTRDLVNGEQPKISFYTNNTFFIASSLVFKDMKTVSVLVSGAANRKTRLAKGQEMRQIMAQLQPIVVDSHPLSNPWMNYSIYLNNILLPGVLQLLVLLLTVYSIGIEIKQKTTLHWLHTGGDSMTVSIIGKLLPHTVIFTLVGVFFQVLLYKYLHFPLMSGVWPMVLALLLLVMASQALGVFFISLLPVLRLGLSAASLIGVISVSMSGFSFPVFAMAKPLQVLSHIFPLRHYFLIYVDQALNGISMYYSRVDYLVLVGFMLLPLPFLPKLKHALKYKEYKM; from the coding sequence ATGGTAAATAATATAGGTCTTCTCCCCGTTATCCGTCGGGAAATACGGCGACTCGTATCGCATCCGATTTACGTCTTTACGATGGTGATTGCGCCGTTGTTTTGCTACTTCCTGTTTACTTCGCTCATGAAGAACGGATTGCCGACCAATCTGCCCGTGGCGGTGGTTGATTTGGACGGGACATCAACATCGAGGAACGTCATTCGCCAGCTGGATGTTTTTTCCCAAAGTCAGGTGGTGATGGAATTGGCTCAGTTTACAGAAGCCCGTTCGGCCATGCAGGAGGGAAAGGTCTATGCCGTGTTTGTCATTCCGCGCCATTTCACCCGCGATTTGGTGAATGGAGAGCAACCGAAGATTTCATTTTACACCAATAATACCTTTTTCATTGCTTCGTCTTTGGTTTTCAAAGATATGAAGACCGTATCGGTATTGGTGTCGGGAGCAGCAAATCGCAAAACGCGTCTGGCCAAAGGTCAGGAGATGCGGCAGATTATGGCGCAGCTGCAACCCATTGTGGTGGATTCGCATCCGTTGAGTAATCCGTGGATGAACTATTCCATTTACCTCAATAATATCTTATTGCCTGGAGTGTTACAATTGCTGGTTTTGTTGCTGACCGTTTATTCAATAGGGATAGAAATCAAGCAAAAAACGACGCTGCACTGGCTGCATACCGGCGGGGATTCGATGACGGTTTCCATTATCGGTAAACTGTTGCCACATACGGTCATCTTTACGTTGGTGGGTGTATTCTTTCAGGTGTTGCTTTACAAATACCTGCATTTCCCATTGATGAGCGGTGTCTGGCCAATGGTGCTGGCGCTCTTGTTACTTGTCATGGCATCGCAGGCACTGGGAGTATTCTTTATCTCGCTGCTGCCGGTGTTGCGGTTGGGATTGAGTGCGGCGAGTCTGATTGGGGTGATTTCCGTTTCGATGTCGGGATTTTCCTTCCCCGTTTTTGCCATGGCCAAACCGTTACAGGTACTCAGTCATATTTTCCCGTTGCGCCACTACTTCCTCATCTATGTGGACCAGGCGCTGAACGGCATTAGTATGTACTACTCACGGGTAGATTATCTGGTATTGGTCGGATTCATGTTGTTGCCGTTGCCTTTTTTACCCAAACTCAAACATGCTTTGAAATATAAGGAGTATAAAATGTAG
- a CDS encoding AAA family ATPase, whose product MKIIRIELQNINSLKSASPVEIDFEGEKFRGVGLFGITGPTGAGKTTILDAITIALYHDVPRFNQSQAATGLVDVVSRGAEDAFTRVTFETNDAKYEAFWSIRLTRKGGVRLTKPIETVQLKNLTDGTIIAEKKSEKEQKIEEITQLNYKQFLRSVMLAQGEFAAFLSAKQSEKGALLEQITGQEIYKKIGEAVRSRINAESSSLDAIKSKINNADLLTEEQRTELTSRQVLLNDEVKASDTLWQEANRMVAWYEAEEKLTARKQQLAARQVELTTRSEQLQPELLALETHQKAEPFKPLITELQRTETELQRKQERNRQLLQQQEEQSVQLKNADGELQQKQSAHQTAEEHFRNWQPQLDKVTQLDTELRSIGEQITRTGDAKKADAQALDLLQKNISTKQSVFTQYQAQLKEVEAFLQSEKDLPEIETSLAEWVKHFSIRSQLAMQQVKTVSRLEENGKLLQSVDEQIAKLLAEYSTRKTQLAESQTKEKSLAETLEKHPLEQYLKQKDEWVAKQALFGRLQQISASFLSLSQQKKELDEGLKVQMENQKTLQSQQKRQQEALGNAKALMQKSEQILELESRIKSYEEERKKLVEGEPCALCGSTVHPYVKQYAGLELTATQKQVAEEKALVEKRQNELNAISANVAAVQARIESGTTQSAQLAAQQAQLEADFQAGNVSFAITDKETLAAGLVEANQALQTLEGQIAGAQQLQKEREKLQSDIQTLSNEFADITNNGTELRGKQSALKQQLETDQKEAERLQSELAIVVNQLTESIDKYGFALPQVEETESFIASLQKRISQYKEQSTLQNKLLTDIHTLAAELKSQGELAAEKETALQQLQKQYDELTVQFTEKEQQRISILPKELSVEKQREELTRQVQLAQQQLKSATDQRSVIQEKLLATRTELETLSKDSLTQKENYDTLQQQLAAQLSDTPFLTRAAVEEALLSDERKRQLDVLKKQLDDTALELITLEKQRQSESDSHLQNKNFEQSAEEALAQKQQCEADRGAMQKQLGEITERFRKDGEIQLRNQEVVEKINAQEKVVRKWESLYSRLGGSKDSFNTYIQRLTLKHLIRLANHHLSKLNNRYSLYMGDKYKAGEELQFVLIDHDQTDEMRYVETSSGGEKFLISLALALGLSDIASRNVRIGSLFIDEGFGTLDANTLETVIATLETLQSQGKMIGIISHVDSLKERIPTQIVVKKRSNGVSAVEIV is encoded by the coding sequence ATGAAAATCATTCGCATAGAATTACAAAATATCAATTCGCTGAAGTCAGCATCCCCCGTGGAGATTGACTTCGAGGGCGAAAAATTCCGCGGTGTCGGCCTCTTCGGGATTACCGGACCGACGGGTGCGGGAAAGACCACCATACTCGATGCCATTACCATCGCACTCTATCACGATGTGCCGCGATTCAACCAGTCGCAGGCTGCGACCGGATTAGTAGATGTGGTGAGCCGCGGAGCAGAAGACGCCTTTACACGGGTAACATTCGAGACCAACGATGCGAAATACGAAGCGTTTTGGTCCATTCGACTGACCCGCAAGGGGGGTGTCCGCCTCACGAAGCCGATTGAAACCGTCCAGCTCAAGAACCTGACAGACGGAACCATCATCGCCGAGAAGAAGAGCGAGAAGGAGCAGAAAATCGAAGAGATTACCCAGCTCAACTACAAGCAGTTTCTCCGCTCGGTGATGCTGGCACAGGGCGAGTTTGCCGCTTTCCTGTCAGCCAAACAATCGGAAAAAGGGGCTTTGCTGGAGCAAATCACCGGACAGGAGATTTATAAGAAAATCGGGGAGGCGGTACGCAGCCGTATCAACGCGGAAAGCAGCTCCCTCGATGCCATCAAATCCAAAATCAATAATGCAGACCTGCTGACAGAGGAGCAACGAACAGAATTGACGAGTCGTCAGGTCCTTCTAAATGACGAAGTAAAAGCGTCGGATACTTTATGGCAAGAAGCCAACCGGATGGTCGCCTGGTACGAAGCGGAGGAAAAATTAACGGCCCGGAAGCAACAACTTGCCGCCCGCCAGGTGGAACTCACTACCCGAAGTGAACAGCTACAGCCGGAATTGCTGGCCCTTGAAACCCATCAAAAGGCGGAACCTTTCAAACCGTTGATTACAGAACTGCAACGCACCGAAACCGAGTTGCAACGGAAGCAGGAGCGGAACAGACAACTTTTGCAGCAACAGGAGGAACAATCCGTGCAGTTGAAGAATGCTGACGGAGAATTGCAGCAAAAGCAATCGGCCCATCAGACCGCCGAAGAGCATTTCCGCAACTGGCAACCGCAACTGGATAAAGTGACGCAACTCGATACTGAACTTCGTAGCATCGGGGAGCAAATCACCCGAACCGGTGATGCGAAGAAGGCGGACGCTCAAGCATTAGACCTCTTGCAGAAGAATATTTCCACCAAACAGTCGGTATTTACCCAATATCAGGCTCAACTGAAAGAGGTAGAGGCTTTTTTGCAATCAGAAAAGGATTTACCCGAAATCGAAACTTCGCTGGCAGAATGGGTGAAGCACTTCAGCATCCGTTCACAACTGGCCATGCAACAGGTGAAAACCGTTTCCCGTCTGGAGGAAAACGGCAAGCTGCTGCAATCGGTCGATGAGCAAATCGCGAAACTTCTGGCAGAATATTCGACCAGGAAGACGCAATTAGCAGAATCGCAAACGAAGGAAAAGTCGCTGGCCGAAACGCTCGAAAAGCATCCGTTGGAACAATACCTGAAGCAGAAGGATGAATGGGTGGCTAAGCAGGCCTTGTTTGGCCGTTTGCAGCAGATATCGGCTTCTTTTCTGAGTTTATCTCAGCAGAAAAAAGAGCTGGATGAAGGATTGAAGGTGCAAATGGAAAATCAGAAAACGCTTCAATCGCAACAAAAGAGACAGCAAGAGGCGTTGGGAAATGCCAAAGCATTGATGCAGAAGTCGGAGCAGATTCTGGAGCTAGAATCACGCATCAAAAGCTACGAAGAGGAACGGAAAAAGCTGGTGGAAGGAGAGCCTTGCGCCCTTTGTGGTTCCACCGTTCACCCTTATGTGAAGCAGTACGCCGGGTTGGAGCTAACTGCCACGCAGAAGCAAGTCGCGGAGGAAAAAGCTTTGGTCGAAAAGCGGCAAAACGAACTGAATGCCATTTCGGCAAATGTCGCAGCCGTGCAGGCTCGTATCGAGTCAGGCACAACGCAATCAGCACAACTGGCCGCACAACAGGCGCAATTGGAAGCCGATTTTCAGGCCGGAAATGTTTCCTTTGCAATCACCGATAAAGAAACTCTGGCTGCCGGATTGGTTGAGGCTAATCAGGCATTGCAGACCCTGGAGGGGCAGATTGCCGGAGCGCAACAGCTACAGAAGGAGCGGGAAAAGTTACAGTCCGACATTCAGACACTCTCCAATGAATTTGCCGATATCACCAATAACGGGACGGAGCTTCGGGGAAAGCAATCGGCGTTGAAGCAACAACTGGAAACTGACCAGAAAGAGGCGGAGCGATTGCAGTCGGAGTTGGCAATCGTGGTCAATCAATTGACGGAAAGTATTGACAAATACGGATTCGCATTGCCGCAGGTGGAAGAGACCGAGTCGTTTATTGCCAGTCTGCAAAAACGCATTAGTCAATATAAGGAACAGTCCACGTTGCAAAATAAGCTTTTGACGGACATCCATACACTGGCTGCCGAACTGAAATCACAGGGTGAACTGGCTGCCGAAAAAGAGACCGCCCTGCAACAATTGCAAAAGCAATACGATGAGTTGACAGTTCAATTTACCGAAAAGGAGCAGCAGCGGATCTCCATTTTACCGAAAGAACTGTCGGTGGAAAAGCAGCGGGAGGAGTTGACCCGACAAGTGCAATTGGCGCAGCAACAGTTGAAGTCGGCCACTGACCAACGGAGTGTGATTCAGGAAAAACTGCTTGCTACCCGCACCGAACTGGAGACGCTTTCGAAGGATTCATTGACACAAAAAGAGAATTACGATACCTTGCAGCAGCAACTGGCTGCACAGCTCTCCGATACGCCGTTTCTCACCCGGGCAGCGGTGGAGGAGGCCTTGCTCTCCGATGAGCGGAAGCGACAACTTGATGTGCTTAAAAAGCAGCTTGACGATACCGCATTGGAACTCATTACCCTCGAAAAGCAGCGACAGTCGGAGTCGGATTCTCACTTGCAAAATAAAAACTTCGAACAGTCTGCCGAAGAGGCATTGGCACAAAAACAGCAGTGCGAAGCTGATCGCGGTGCGATGCAAAAGCAGTTGGGCGAAATCACAGAGCGTTTCCGCAAGGACGGTGAGATTCAGCTACGAAATCAGGAGGTAGTGGAGAAAATCAATGCACAAGAAAAGGTAGTCAGGAAATGGGAAAGCCTCTACTCTCGGTTGGGCGGTTCAAAGGATTCGTTCAACACCTACATCCAGCGGTTGACCCTGAAGCACCTCATTCGATTGGCTAACCACCATTTATCCAAACTCAACAACCGCTATTCGCTCTATATGGGCGACAAATATAAAGCGGGTGAGGAGCTGCAATTTGTCCTCATCGACCACGACCAGACCGACGAAATGCGTTACGTGGAGACCTCCAGCGGGGGTGAGAAGTTCCTCATCAGCCTGGCATTGGCGCTCGGCCTTTCCGACATCGCCAGCCGCAATGTCCGCATCGGGTCGCTCTTTATCGACGAAGGTTTCGGAACGCTTGATGCCAATACCCTGGAGACGGTGATTGCCACCCTCGAAACCCTTCAGTCACAAGGCAAGATGATCGGCATCATCTCGCACGTGGACAGCCTCAAAGAACGTATTCCTACTCAAATCGTGGTGAAGAAGCGCAGCAACGGCGTGAGTGCGGTGGAGATTGTATGA